A portion of the Ochotona princeps isolate mOchPri1 unplaced genomic scaffold, mOchPri1.hap1 HAP1_SCAFFOLD_2265, whole genome shotgun sequence genome contains these proteins:
- the LOC131479116 gene encoding large ribosomal subunit protein eL27-like translates to MVKLLKAGRVVVVLSGRHAGKKGVVVNTWEGSKERQFSYCLIAGIERGPLKVSKRMAWKKVEKRMRVKPFIKYINVNHLMPTRYTVANDIDVKTLASEENMRTAEEKKKARKALKQIFFEKFMNPMNEKVGKMSKDLLFLRRKLRF, encoded by the exons ATGGTGAAGCT GCTAAAGGCGGGCCGCGTAGTGGTGGTACTGAGTGGGCGACATGCAGGAAAGAAAGGAGTTGTTGTTAACACATGGGAAGGAAGTAAGGAAAGACAGTTTTCCTATTGTCTTATTGCTGGTATTGAAAGAGGCCCACTGAAAGTCAGCAAACGGATGGCCTGGAAGAAAGTTGAAAAAAGAATGCGCGTGAAGCCATTCATCAAGTATATCAATGTTAATCACTTAATGCCTACCAG ATACACCGTAGCAAATGATATTGACGTGAAGACGTTGGCGTCTGAGGAGAACATGAGGAcagcagaagagaaaaagaaagcgaGAAAGGCTTTGAAGCAGATTTTCTTCGAGAAATTCATGAATCCTATGAATGAAAAGGTTGGGAAAATGagcaaagatcttctgtttcttCGTAGGAAACTTCGTTTCTGA